A single region of the Nocardioides ochotonae genome encodes:
- a CDS encoding YceI family protein has product MSIFSRKPATEIDTDVFDAPTTAVDDLTGSYTIDPSHSRIGFSARHAMVTTVRGSFRDFAGTATIDAANPAASSVSLTIKTASIDTGSADRDGHLVSADFFDAEANPEITFVSTAVEKVDEDTWAITGDLSIAGTTKSLTIAFDETGSAQDPFGNLRAGFEGATAINRKDWGLTWNAALETGGLLVSEKIKLEFDISAIKNA; this is encoded by the coding sequence ATGAGCATCTTCAGCCGCAAGCCCGCCACCGAGATCGACACCGACGTCTTCGACGCCCCGACCACCGCGGTCGACGACCTCACCGGCTCCTACACGATCGACCCGAGCCACAGCCGCATCGGCTTCAGCGCGCGCCACGCCATGGTGACCACCGTGCGCGGCTCCTTCCGCGACTTCGCCGGCACCGCGACCATCGACGCCGCCAACCCGGCCGCGTCCTCGGTGAGCCTGACCATCAAGACCGCCTCGATCGACACCGGCAGCGCCGACCGCGACGGTCACCTGGTCTCCGCGGACTTCTTCGACGCCGAGGCCAACCCCGAGATCACCTTCGTCTCCACCGCGGTGGAGAAGGTCGACGAGGACACCTGGGCGATCACCGGCGACCTGAGCATCGCCGGCACCACGAAGTCCCTGACCATCGCCTTCGACGAGACCGGCTCCGCACAGGACCCGTTCGGCAACCTCCGTGCCGGCTTCGAGGGCGCGACCGCCATCAACCGCAAGGACTGGGGTCTGACCTGGAACGCCGCGCTCGAGACCGGCGGCCTGCTGGTCTCGGAGAAGATCAAGCTCGAGTTCGACATCTCGGCGATCAAGAACGCCTGA
- a CDS encoding GNAT family N-acetyltransferase produces MSATTVPGPADGGSPSAPLPVPLTSRPLTMADSRAVFELMAAQELADVGEVVIEEADLVADWQRPSHDLAASSVAVLDGERMVGYAEADGERGDAAVHPDHRGRGIGTWLAHRMQDLARAQGARRVGMPVPEGSPGDRLLASLGYGVRWTSWVLQLPPGARVPERPLPPGHRVRSAREDERRACWTLLEDAFLEWAARERESFADWTARVTERPGFAPWHLRVVVDAEDRLLGCAVVLLAGDCGYIDRLATRRDQRGRGLAQALLVDAFAEARAHGATRSELATDSRTGALGLYERVGMVVTSTWLHRAIGL; encoded by the coding sequence ATGAGCGCGACCACCGTCCCGGGCCCGGCCGACGGCGGCAGCCCGTCCGCTCCGTTGCCCGTCCCGCTGACCAGTCGCCCGCTCACCATGGCCGACTCGCGTGCGGTCTTCGAGCTGATGGCCGCCCAGGAGCTGGCCGACGTGGGCGAGGTCGTGATCGAGGAGGCCGACCTGGTCGCCGACTGGCAGCGGCCCTCGCACGACCTCGCGGCGTCCTCGGTCGCCGTGCTCGACGGCGAGCGGATGGTGGGGTACGCCGAGGCCGACGGCGAGCGCGGCGACGCGGCGGTCCACCCCGACCACCGCGGCCGCGGCATCGGCACCTGGCTGGCGCACCGCATGCAGGACCTCGCCCGCGCCCAGGGCGCTCGCCGTGTCGGCATGCCGGTGCCCGAGGGCTCGCCCGGGGACCGGCTGCTCGCCTCGCTGGGCTACGGCGTGCGCTGGACCAGCTGGGTGCTCCAGCTGCCGCCCGGGGCCCGGGTGCCGGAGCGACCGCTGCCGCCGGGCCACCGGGTGCGGAGCGCCCGCGAGGACGAGCGGCGCGCCTGCTGGACGCTGCTGGAGGACGCCTTCCTGGAGTGGGCCGCGCGGGAGCGGGAGTCCTTCGCGGACTGGACCGCACGGGTCACCGAGCGACCGGGCTTCGCGCCGTGGCACCTGCGGGTCGTCGTGGACGCCGAGGACCGGCTGCTGGGCTGCGCCGTGGTCCTGCTCGCCGGCGACTGCGGCTACATCGACCGGCTCGCCACCCGTCGCGACCAGCGCGGCCGGGGGCTCGCCCAGGCGCTGCTGGTCGACGCGTTCGCCGAGGCCCGGGCGCACGGCGCGACCCGCTCGGAGCTGGCCACCGACTCCCGCACCGGCGCGCTCGGGCTCTACGAGCGGGTCGGCATGGTGGTCACTTCCACCTGGCTGCACCGCGCGATCGGGCTCTGA
- a CDS encoding LLM class flavin-dependent oxidoreductase — MASFVARYDLRAPGATPAERHELYTRAVEQAAYADAHGLDALMVSEHHVAEDGYLPSPLLLASAFAAVTRRLPISVTALLVNLYEPVRLAEDLAVLDHLSGGRVSYTVGLGYREVEYAAHGRDWATRGPDLEARLVELLRLWREGVTTPGPFSDPHPVLFYGGGTPVAARRAARLGLHFQPQHADPALRETYETACREAGREPGMVLTTPRSGPANVFCAPDPEEFWERWGHHLLADATSYQEWHGAAASHVLDASRTVEEMRAAGVYLVLTPEDLVERVRAREVRLVTSHPACGGLPAEPSWTSLRLICETVLPAVRG; from the coding sequence ATGGCCAGCTTCGTCGCCCGCTACGACCTGCGCGCCCCCGGCGCCACACCCGCCGAGCGTCACGAGCTCTACACCCGCGCGGTCGAGCAGGCGGCGTACGCCGACGCCCACGGCCTGGACGCGCTGATGGTCTCCGAGCACCACGTCGCCGAGGACGGCTACCTGCCGAGCCCGCTGCTGCTCGCCAGCGCGTTCGCGGCGGTCACCCGGCGGCTGCCGATCTCGGTCACCGCGCTGCTGGTCAACCTCTACGAGCCGGTGCGCCTTGCCGAGGACCTCGCGGTGCTGGACCACCTCAGCGGCGGGCGGGTCAGCTACACCGTCGGGCTGGGCTACCGCGAGGTCGAGTACGCCGCGCACGGGCGCGACTGGGCCACCCGCGGGCCCGACCTGGAGGCCCGCCTCGTCGAGCTGCTGCGGCTGTGGCGCGAGGGCGTGACCACCCCAGGCCCGTTCTCCGACCCGCACCCGGTGCTGTTCTACGGCGGCGGCACCCCGGTCGCGGCGCGGCGCGCGGCCCGGCTCGGCCTGCACTTCCAGCCCCAGCACGCCGACCCCGCGCTGCGCGAGACCTACGAGACCGCCTGCCGGGAGGCCGGCCGCGAGCCCGGGATGGTGCTCACCACGCCCCGCAGCGGACCGGCGAACGTCTTCTGCGCCCCGGACCCCGAGGAGTTCTGGGAGCGCTGGGGCCACCACCTGCTCGCCGACGCCACGTCGTACCAGGAATGGCACGGCGCGGCTGCCTCGCACGTGCTGGACGCCTCGCGGACGGTGGAGGAGATGCGCGCCGCGGGGGTCTACCTGGTGCTCACCCCCGAGGACCTCGTCGAGCGGGTGCGGGCGCGCGAGGTGCGGCTGGTGACCAGCCACCCCGCGTGCGGCGGGCTGCCGGCCGAGCCGTCCTGGACCAGCCTGCGCCTGATCTGCGAGACGGTGCTGCCGGCGGTGCGCGGGTAG
- a CDS encoding DMT family transporter yields the protein MSWLVLVLSGGLEAVWALALGRSEGFTRVAPTAVFAVAVTASMAGLAWAMRTIPTGTAYAVWVGIGATLTVAWSMATGAEEASVIKVLLLAGIVGCVIGLKVVS from the coding sequence ATGTCCTGGCTCGTGCTCGTCCTCTCCGGTGGCCTCGAGGCCGTGTGGGCGCTCGCCCTCGGCCGCAGCGAGGGGTTCACCCGCGTGGCGCCGACCGCCGTCTTCGCCGTCGCCGTCACCGCCAGCATGGCCGGGCTCGCCTGGGCGATGCGCACCATCCCCACCGGCACGGCGTACGCCGTCTGGGTCGGCATCGGCGCCACCCTCACCGTCGCGTGGTCGATGGCCACCGGCGCCGAGGAGGCCTCGGTGATCAAGGTCCTGCTCCTCGCCGGGATCGTGGGCTGCGTGATCGGGCTGAAGGTCGTGAGCTGA